The following proteins come from a genomic window of Sesamum indicum cultivar Zhongzhi No. 13 linkage group LG10, S_indicum_v1.0, whole genome shotgun sequence:
- the LOC105171364 gene encoding long chain acyl-CoA synthetase 6, peroxisomal isoform X3, whose translation MHAEKTFRDYKYLGTRVREDGTVGEYKWITYGEAGASRAAIGSGLIRYGIQKGSCIGLYFVNRPEWLVVDHACSAYSFISVPLYDTLGPDAVKYIVNHAAVQAIFCAPETLKILLRFLSEIPSVHLIVVVGGVEEQLPSLPSTTGVEFISYSKLHTEGLGSLQPFCSPTADDVATICYTSGTTGTPKGVVLTHGNLIANVAGASLGVKLYPSDLYISYLPLAHIYERANQILVVYFGGASGFYQGDNMKLLEDMAVLKPTVFCSVPRLYNRIYAGVMNAVKTSGVLRERLFNAAYKAKKQSIFSGKKSSPMWDKLVFNKIKEKLGGRVRYMVSGASPLSPEVMDFLRVCFGCIVVEGYGMTESSCVISNMDETDVLSGHVGAPNAACEIKLVDVPEMNYTSEDQPHPRGEICVRGPIVFQGYYKDEVQTREVIDDDGWLHTGDIGLWLPGGRLKIIDRKKNIFKLAQGEYIAPEKIENVYAKCKFVAQCFIHGDSLNSFLVAVVAVDHDMLKAWAAAEGIKYQDLKQLCADPRARGAVLADMDAVAREAQLRGFEFAKAVTLVVEPFTVENGLLTPTFKIKRPQAKAYFANAISDMYNQLSASHASAQKLV comes from the exons at GCATGCAGAGAAGACATTCCGAGACTACAAATACTTGGGAACACGAGTTCGTGAAGATGGAACAGTGGGAGA GTACAAGTGGATTACCTATGGAGAAGCCGGTGCCTCACGAGCAGCTATCGGTTCAGGGCTAATCAGATACGGGATACAGAAG GGATCCTGCATTGGGCTGTATTTCGTTAACAGGCCCGAGTGGCTTGTTGTTGATCATGCCTGCTCGGCGTATTCCTTCATTTCAGTACCTTTATATGATACCCTAG GTCCGGATGCGGTTAAATACATTGTGAATCATGCAGCTGTTCAAGCAATATTTTGTGCCCCTGAGACGTTGAAAATT CTGCTGAGGTTTTTATCTGAGATTCCATCAGTACATCTGATTGTG GTTGTTGGAGGAGTTGAAGAGCAACTCCCATCACTTCCATCAACAACAGGGGTTGAGTTTATTTCGTATTCGAAACTACATACTGAA GGCCTCGGCAGCCTTCAACCGTTTTGCTCACCAACAGCTGATGATGTTGCCACAATATGCTATACAAGTGGTACAACTGGAACTCCAAAG GGAGTTGTACTGACCCATGGAAATTTGATTGCCAATGTTGCTGGTGCAAGCTTGGGAGTCAAATTATATCCGTCGGACCT TTATATATCATATCTTCCGCTGGCACACATATATGAGCGAGCTAATCAGATTTTGGTGGTGTATTTTGGAGGAGCATCTGGATTTTATCAAGGA gataatatgaaattactgGAGGATATGGCCGTTCTGAAGCCCACTGTATTTTGCAGTGTTCCACGGCTGTACAATCGGATATATGCAGG AGTAATGAATGCTGTAAAGACATCTGGTGTTCTTAGGGAGAGGCTGTTCAACGCTGCTTATAAAGCTAAGAAGCAATCAATATTTAGCG GAAAGAAATCATCGCCAATGTGGGATAAATTGGTTTTCAACAAGATAAAGGAAAAGCTGGGCGGTAGAGTCCGGTACATGGTCTCTGGTGCCTCACCTTTGTCTCCTGAAGTCATGGACTTTTTACGAGT ATGCTTCGGTTGCATAGTTGTAGAAGGATATGGAATGACAGAGTCTTCTTGTGTTATAAGCAATATGGACGAAACCGATGTTCTATCTGGTCATGTGGGTGCCCCTAATGCTGCTTGTG AAATAAAGCTTGTCGATGTTCCAGAAATGAACTATACATCAGAGGATCAACCCCATCCACGCGGTGAGATCTGCGTAAGGGGCCCAATAGTGTTCCAAGGCTACTATAAAGATGAAGTGCAAAC GAGAGAAGTAATCGACGATGATGGATGGCTTCACACCGGAGATATAGGTTTGTGGTTGCCTGGAGGTCGATTGAAGATAATTGATAG GAAAAAGAACATCTTCAAGTTAGCACAGGGAGAGTACATAGCTCctgagaaaatagaaaatgtttATGCTAAATGCAAGTTTGTAGCACAGTGTTTTATACATG GTGACAGCCTCAACTCTTTTCTAGTAGCCGTTGTTGCTGTGGACCACGATATGTTAAAAGCATGGGCTGCCGCTGAAGGCATCAAG TATCAAGATTTGAAGCAATTGTGTGCTGATCCACGGGCGAGGGGAGCTGTTCTAGCTGACATGGATGCTGTTGCCAGGGAAGCTCAA cTCAGAGGTTTTGAATTCGCAAAGGCAGTTACTCTTGTAGTCGAACCATTTACCGTGGAGAATGGATTGCTGACTCCAACATTCAAG ATTAAAAGGCCACAAGCAAAAGCCTACTTTGCTAACGCTATATCCGACATGTACAACCAGCTCTCAGCATCTCATGCCTCTGCCCAGAAATTGGTTTGA
- the LOC105171364 gene encoding long chain acyl-CoA synthetase 6, peroxisomal isoform X1 — protein sequence MDSRAERRLQAVRNHLVGSTTWEQSPVLRPQPTVGDFFSVEQGYSIVLPEKLQTGKWNVYRNRRSPLKLVSRFVDHPEIATLHDNFMHAEKTFRDYKYLGTRVREDGTVGEYKWITYGEAGASRAAIGSGLIRYGIQKGSCIGLYFVNRPEWLVVDHACSAYSFISVPLYDTLGPDAVKYIVNHAAVQAIFCAPETLKILLRFLSEIPSVHLIVVVGGVEEQLPSLPSTTGVEFISYSKLHTEGLGSLQPFCSPTADDVATICYTSGTTGTPKGVVLTHGNLIANVAGASLGVKLYPSDLYISYLPLAHIYERANQILVVYFGGASGFYQGDNMKLLEDMAVLKPTVFCSVPRLYNRIYAGVMNAVKTSGVLRERLFNAAYKAKKQSIFSGKKSSPMWDKLVFNKIKEKLGGRVRYMVSGASPLSPEVMDFLRVCFGCIVVEGYGMTESSCVISNMDETDVLSGHVGAPNAACEIKLVDVPEMNYTSEDQPHPRGEICVRGPIVFQGYYKDEVQTREVIDDDGWLHTGDIGLWLPGGRLKIIDRKKNIFKLAQGEYIAPEKIENVYAKCKFVAQCFIHGDSLNSFLVAVVAVDHDMLKAWAAAEGIKYQDLKQLCADPRARGAVLADMDAVAREAQLRGFEFAKAVTLVVEPFTVENGLLTPTFKIKRPQAKAYFANAISDMYNQLSASHASAQKLV from the exons ATGGATTCAAGAGCTGAGCGGCGCCTCCAAGCAGTTAGGAACCATCTAGTTGGTTCTACCACCTGGGAGCAATCGCCGGTTCTCAGGCCACAACCCACCGTCGGAGATTTCTTTTCTG TAGAGCAAGGGTACAGTATAGTGCTTCCTGAAAAATTGCAGACTGGGAAATGGAATGTATACAG aaaTCGACGCTCTCCTTTGAAACTTGTGAGTAGATTTGTTGATCATCCTGAGATTGCTACTTTGcatgataattttat GCATGCAGAGAAGACATTCCGAGACTACAAATACTTGGGAACACGAGTTCGTGAAGATGGAACAGTGGGAGA GTACAAGTGGATTACCTATGGAGAAGCCGGTGCCTCACGAGCAGCTATCGGTTCAGGGCTAATCAGATACGGGATACAGAAG GGATCCTGCATTGGGCTGTATTTCGTTAACAGGCCCGAGTGGCTTGTTGTTGATCATGCCTGCTCGGCGTATTCCTTCATTTCAGTACCTTTATATGATACCCTAG GTCCGGATGCGGTTAAATACATTGTGAATCATGCAGCTGTTCAAGCAATATTTTGTGCCCCTGAGACGTTGAAAATT CTGCTGAGGTTTTTATCTGAGATTCCATCAGTACATCTGATTGTG GTTGTTGGAGGAGTTGAAGAGCAACTCCCATCACTTCCATCAACAACAGGGGTTGAGTTTATTTCGTATTCGAAACTACATACTGAA GGCCTCGGCAGCCTTCAACCGTTTTGCTCACCAACAGCTGATGATGTTGCCACAATATGCTATACAAGTGGTACAACTGGAACTCCAAAG GGAGTTGTACTGACCCATGGAAATTTGATTGCCAATGTTGCTGGTGCAAGCTTGGGAGTCAAATTATATCCGTCGGACCT TTATATATCATATCTTCCGCTGGCACACATATATGAGCGAGCTAATCAGATTTTGGTGGTGTATTTTGGAGGAGCATCTGGATTTTATCAAGGA gataatatgaaattactgGAGGATATGGCCGTTCTGAAGCCCACTGTATTTTGCAGTGTTCCACGGCTGTACAATCGGATATATGCAGG AGTAATGAATGCTGTAAAGACATCTGGTGTTCTTAGGGAGAGGCTGTTCAACGCTGCTTATAAAGCTAAGAAGCAATCAATATTTAGCG GAAAGAAATCATCGCCAATGTGGGATAAATTGGTTTTCAACAAGATAAAGGAAAAGCTGGGCGGTAGAGTCCGGTACATGGTCTCTGGTGCCTCACCTTTGTCTCCTGAAGTCATGGACTTTTTACGAGT ATGCTTCGGTTGCATAGTTGTAGAAGGATATGGAATGACAGAGTCTTCTTGTGTTATAAGCAATATGGACGAAACCGATGTTCTATCTGGTCATGTGGGTGCCCCTAATGCTGCTTGTG AAATAAAGCTTGTCGATGTTCCAGAAATGAACTATACATCAGAGGATCAACCCCATCCACGCGGTGAGATCTGCGTAAGGGGCCCAATAGTGTTCCAAGGCTACTATAAAGATGAAGTGCAAAC GAGAGAAGTAATCGACGATGATGGATGGCTTCACACCGGAGATATAGGTTTGTGGTTGCCTGGAGGTCGATTGAAGATAATTGATAG GAAAAAGAACATCTTCAAGTTAGCACAGGGAGAGTACATAGCTCctgagaaaatagaaaatgtttATGCTAAATGCAAGTTTGTAGCACAGTGTTTTATACATG GTGACAGCCTCAACTCTTTTCTAGTAGCCGTTGTTGCTGTGGACCACGATATGTTAAAAGCATGGGCTGCCGCTGAAGGCATCAAG TATCAAGATTTGAAGCAATTGTGTGCTGATCCACGGGCGAGGGGAGCTGTTCTAGCTGACATGGATGCTGTTGCCAGGGAAGCTCAA cTCAGAGGTTTTGAATTCGCAAAGGCAGTTACTCTTGTAGTCGAACCATTTACCGTGGAGAATGGATTGCTGACTCCAACATTCAAG ATTAAAAGGCCACAAGCAAAAGCCTACTTTGCTAACGCTATATCCGACATGTACAACCAGCTCTCAGCATCTCATGCCTCTGCCCAGAAATTGGTTTGA
- the LOC105171364 gene encoding long chain acyl-CoA synthetase 6, peroxisomal isoform X2: MDSRAERRLQAVRNHLVGSTTWEQSPVLRPQPTVGDFFSEQGYSIVLPEKLQTGKWNVYRNRRSPLKLVSRFVDHPEIATLHDNFMHAEKTFRDYKYLGTRVREDGTVGEYKWITYGEAGASRAAIGSGLIRYGIQKGSCIGLYFVNRPEWLVVDHACSAYSFISVPLYDTLGPDAVKYIVNHAAVQAIFCAPETLKILLRFLSEIPSVHLIVVVGGVEEQLPSLPSTTGVEFISYSKLHTEGLGSLQPFCSPTADDVATICYTSGTTGTPKGVVLTHGNLIANVAGASLGVKLYPSDLYISYLPLAHIYERANQILVVYFGGASGFYQGDNMKLLEDMAVLKPTVFCSVPRLYNRIYAGVMNAVKTSGVLRERLFNAAYKAKKQSIFSGKKSSPMWDKLVFNKIKEKLGGRVRYMVSGASPLSPEVMDFLRVCFGCIVVEGYGMTESSCVISNMDETDVLSGHVGAPNAACEIKLVDVPEMNYTSEDQPHPRGEICVRGPIVFQGYYKDEVQTREVIDDDGWLHTGDIGLWLPGGRLKIIDRKKNIFKLAQGEYIAPEKIENVYAKCKFVAQCFIHGDSLNSFLVAVVAVDHDMLKAWAAAEGIKYQDLKQLCADPRARGAVLADMDAVAREAQLRGFEFAKAVTLVVEPFTVENGLLTPTFKIKRPQAKAYFANAISDMYNQLSASHASAQKLV, encoded by the exons ATGGATTCAAGAGCTGAGCGGCGCCTCCAAGCAGTTAGGAACCATCTAGTTGGTTCTACCACCTGGGAGCAATCGCCGGTTCTCAGGCCACAACCCACCGTCGGAGATTTCTTTTCTG AGCAAGGGTACAGTATAGTGCTTCCTGAAAAATTGCAGACTGGGAAATGGAATGTATACAG aaaTCGACGCTCTCCTTTGAAACTTGTGAGTAGATTTGTTGATCATCCTGAGATTGCTACTTTGcatgataattttat GCATGCAGAGAAGACATTCCGAGACTACAAATACTTGGGAACACGAGTTCGTGAAGATGGAACAGTGGGAGA GTACAAGTGGATTACCTATGGAGAAGCCGGTGCCTCACGAGCAGCTATCGGTTCAGGGCTAATCAGATACGGGATACAGAAG GGATCCTGCATTGGGCTGTATTTCGTTAACAGGCCCGAGTGGCTTGTTGTTGATCATGCCTGCTCGGCGTATTCCTTCATTTCAGTACCTTTATATGATACCCTAG GTCCGGATGCGGTTAAATACATTGTGAATCATGCAGCTGTTCAAGCAATATTTTGTGCCCCTGAGACGTTGAAAATT CTGCTGAGGTTTTTATCTGAGATTCCATCAGTACATCTGATTGTG GTTGTTGGAGGAGTTGAAGAGCAACTCCCATCACTTCCATCAACAACAGGGGTTGAGTTTATTTCGTATTCGAAACTACATACTGAA GGCCTCGGCAGCCTTCAACCGTTTTGCTCACCAACAGCTGATGATGTTGCCACAATATGCTATACAAGTGGTACAACTGGAACTCCAAAG GGAGTTGTACTGACCCATGGAAATTTGATTGCCAATGTTGCTGGTGCAAGCTTGGGAGTCAAATTATATCCGTCGGACCT TTATATATCATATCTTCCGCTGGCACACATATATGAGCGAGCTAATCAGATTTTGGTGGTGTATTTTGGAGGAGCATCTGGATTTTATCAAGGA gataatatgaaattactgGAGGATATGGCCGTTCTGAAGCCCACTGTATTTTGCAGTGTTCCACGGCTGTACAATCGGATATATGCAGG AGTAATGAATGCTGTAAAGACATCTGGTGTTCTTAGGGAGAGGCTGTTCAACGCTGCTTATAAAGCTAAGAAGCAATCAATATTTAGCG GAAAGAAATCATCGCCAATGTGGGATAAATTGGTTTTCAACAAGATAAAGGAAAAGCTGGGCGGTAGAGTCCGGTACATGGTCTCTGGTGCCTCACCTTTGTCTCCTGAAGTCATGGACTTTTTACGAGT ATGCTTCGGTTGCATAGTTGTAGAAGGATATGGAATGACAGAGTCTTCTTGTGTTATAAGCAATATGGACGAAACCGATGTTCTATCTGGTCATGTGGGTGCCCCTAATGCTGCTTGTG AAATAAAGCTTGTCGATGTTCCAGAAATGAACTATACATCAGAGGATCAACCCCATCCACGCGGTGAGATCTGCGTAAGGGGCCCAATAGTGTTCCAAGGCTACTATAAAGATGAAGTGCAAAC GAGAGAAGTAATCGACGATGATGGATGGCTTCACACCGGAGATATAGGTTTGTGGTTGCCTGGAGGTCGATTGAAGATAATTGATAG GAAAAAGAACATCTTCAAGTTAGCACAGGGAGAGTACATAGCTCctgagaaaatagaaaatgtttATGCTAAATGCAAGTTTGTAGCACAGTGTTTTATACATG GTGACAGCCTCAACTCTTTTCTAGTAGCCGTTGTTGCTGTGGACCACGATATGTTAAAAGCATGGGCTGCCGCTGAAGGCATCAAG TATCAAGATTTGAAGCAATTGTGTGCTGATCCACGGGCGAGGGGAGCTGTTCTAGCTGACATGGATGCTGTTGCCAGGGAAGCTCAA cTCAGAGGTTTTGAATTCGCAAAGGCAGTTACTCTTGTAGTCGAACCATTTACCGTGGAGAATGGATTGCTGACTCCAACATTCAAG ATTAAAAGGCCACAAGCAAAAGCCTACTTTGCTAACGCTATATCCGACATGTACAACCAGCTCTCAGCATCTCATGCCTCTGCCCAGAAATTGGTTTGA
- the LOC105171363 gene encoding sugar transport protein 8-like, protein MSTADKSQYNSRITPYVFSCWILAAFGGLMFGYDIGISGGVTGMDEFLMTFFPKVHERKLHAHENNYCKYDDEMLQLFTSSLYIAALIASFFASKACSLWGRRPTILMASLLFIAASIICGAANTKWMLIFGRVLFGIGVGFGNEAVPLFLSEIAPIHHRGAVNILFQLLVTVGILIANLINYGTSMMKHGWRVSLGLAAVPGFILFIGSLVITETPPSLVEMGKEMEARAALQKIRGVDNVDAEFQQIVTGCEQAKQVKRPFKKLFKKSGFPALFISTIIQVFQQFTGINAIMFYAPVLFQTLGFKSDASLLSAVITGLVNVGATFVSIYAVDKVGRRKLLLQASIQMFISQVAIGAILVTHLKATGSLDKVLAAVVVVLVCTFVMSFAWSWGPMGWLIPSEIFPIETRTAGFAFAVSTNMICTFIIAQAFLSMLCHMRAYIFFFFSAWILVMGLFVVFFLPETKGVPIELVEERVWKQHPVWKKFFKDDAKETTD, encoded by the exons atgtcTACCGCCGACAAGAGTCAATACAACTCGAGGATAACACCCTATGTGTTTTCCTGCTGGATTCTTGCTGCCTTTGGAGGGCTGATGTTCGGTTACGACATCGGCATTTCAG GCGGAGTAACTGGAATGGATGAATTCCTGATGACGTTTTTCCCCAAAGTCCACGAGAGAAAGTTGCACGCACATGAAAACAACTACTGTAAATATGATGATGAAATGCTACAACTCTTCACATCTTCTCTATACATAGCAGCACTTATAGCCAGTTTCTTTGCCTCTAAGGCCTGCTCCCTTTGGGGACGCCGGCCCACTATTCTTATGGCATCACTGTTATTTATTGCTGCTTCCATCATCTGTGGCGCTGCTAATACAAAGTGGATGTTAATTTTTGGTAGAGTTCTTTTTGGAATTGGAGTAGGCTTTGGAAATGAA GCTGTTCCCTTGTTTTTATCAGAAATTGCACCCATACACCATAGGGGAGCGGTGAATATCCTCTTCCAACTCTTGGTGACAGTTGGGATCCTCATTGCCAACCTTATCAACTATGGAACATCAATGATGAAGCATGGTTGGAGGGTGTCATTGGGGCTTGCAGCAGTTCCAGGATTTATCCTCTTCATAGGGTCTTTGGTCATCACTGAAACTCCTCCCAGCCTTGTTGAAATGGGCAAAGAAATGGAAGCAAGAGCAGCCCTCCAGAAAATCAGAGGTGTGGACAATGTTGATGCTGAGTTTCAGCAGATTGTTACAGGCTGTGAACAAGCCAAACAAGTTAAACGACCTTTCAAGAAATTGTTCAAGAAATCCGGATTCCCTGCTTTGTTCATCTCCACTATCATTCAGGTTTTCCAGCAGTTTACTGGGATCAACGCCATCATGTTTTACGCTCCGGTTTTGTTCCAGACATTGGGATTCAAGTCTGATGCCTCATTGTTGTCGGCTGTCATTACTGGTTTGGTTAATGTAGGTGCCACTTTCGTGTCCATCTATGCAGTTGACAAGGTAGGAAGGAGGAAGTTGCTTCTCCAAGCTTCCATCCAGATGTTTATTTCCCAG GTTGCAATAGGAGCAATCTTGGTAACCCACCTGAAGGCGACAGGGTCATTGGACAAGGTGTTGGCAGCTGTGGTGGTGGTTCTAGTTTGCACATTCGTGATGTCATTTGCATGGTCGTGGGGGCCAATGGGATGGCTGATTCCCAGTGAAATCTTCCCAATAGAGACAAGAACAGCAGGTTTTGCATTTGCAGTGAGTACAAATATGATCTGCACTTTCATAATTGCTCAGGCATTCCTCTCCATGCTGTGCCATATGAGAGCctacattttcttcttcttttctgctTGGATTCTGGTAATGGGACTCTTTGTGGTGTTCTTCTTGCCGGAGACCAAAGGAGTACCCATCGAATTGGTTGAGGAAAGGGTCTGGAAGCAGCATCCAGTCTGGAAGAAGTTCTTCAAGGATGATGCAAAGGAGACCACCGACTGA
- the LOC105171365 gene encoding cyclin-T1-4 isoform X2, with the protein MSLVRSYQPRGGQFHRHGRPFYGRNKNTSTRATAADYNCNYDNYAHNTKLDKVNHDSYNDFSQNCRLDGPNYDPLPDIVPSSKRRKISALSFEGNERPYQHQNTYQNDVVNHADQSKPSNCYNGYSIAYLVPNSSTVARCEDVSAYDLTNSKRDRASFEDDEVVLMSRDEIERCSPSRKDGIDPLQEAHLRYSYCVFLQNLGIRLNLPQTTIGTAMVLCHRFFVRRSHASHDRFLIATAVLFLASKSEETPRALNDVLRASCEILHKQDFTLLSYMLPIDWLERYRERITDAEQLILTTLNFELNVQHPYESLTSTLQKLGFSQSLLVNLALNLVSEGVYRGLACSPYDINSWR; encoded by the exons ATGTCTCTTGTACGATCTTACCAGCCACGAGGTGGCCAGTTTCACAGGCACGGTAGACCATTCTATGGTAGAAACAAAAATACGAGCACGAGAGCAACTGCTGCTGACTACAACTGCAACTATGATAACTACGCCCACAATACGAAGCTTGATAAAGTTAATCATGACTCATACAATGACTTCTCTCAAAATTGTAGGCTGGACGGACCCAATTATGACCCTCTTCCTGACATAGTACCTTCCTCGAAAAGGAGAAAGATTTCAGCTTTGTCTTTTGAAGGAAATGAGAGACCTTATCAACACCAAAACACATACCAAAATGATGTTGTAAATCACGCTGACCAGTCTAAACCTTCCAATTGCTACAATGGTTACTCCATTGCCTATCTAGTCCCCAACAGTTCCACTGTTGCTAGGTGCGAAGATGTCAGTGCTTATGATTTGACTAACTCTAAGCGTGACCGGGCGTCATTTGAGGATGACGAAGTTGTTCTTATGTCAAGAGATGAGATAGAAAGATGCTCCCCTTCAAGGAAAGATGGCATTGATCCGCTGCAGGAGGCACATCTGCGATACTCATATTGTGTCTTCCTTCAGAATCTTGGCATTAGGCTTAATCT ACCACAAACCACTATTGGAACTGCCATGGTTCTGTGCCATCGTTTCTTCGTTCGACGGTCTCATGCCTCTCATGATAGATTT TTGATCGCTACTGCAGTGCTTTTCCTCGCCTCAAAGTCTGAGGAGACACCACGAGCACTTAACGATGTGCTAAGAGCATCATGTGAAATTCTCCACAAGCAGGACTTCACACTTCTGTCATATATGTTGCCCATT GATTGGCTTGAGCGATATCGTGAACGAATAACTGATGCTGAGCAATTGATCTTAACAACCTTAAATTTTGAGCTAAATGTGCAGCATCCCTATGAATCCCTGACATCCACTCTTCAAAAGTTAGGCTTTTCACAATCCCTCTTGGTGAATCTGGCACTGAACTTGGTCAGTGAAGG GGTCTATAGAGGATTAGCATGCTCACCTTATGATATTAATAGCTGGCGGTGA
- the LOC105171365 gene encoding cyclin-T1-4 isoform X1, translating into MSLVRSYQPRGGQFHRHGRPFYGRNKNTSTRATAADYNCNYDNYAHNTKLDKVNHDSYNDFSQNCRLDGPNYDPLPDIVPSSKRRKISALSFEGNERPYQHQNTYQNDVVNHADQSKPSNCYNGYSIAYLVPNSSTVARCEDVSAYDLTNSKRDRASFEDDEVVLMSRDEIERCSPSRKDGIDPLQEAHLRYSYCVFLQNLGIRLNLPQTTIGTAMVLCHRFFVRRSHASHDRFLIATAVLFLASKSEETPRALNDVLRASCEILHKQDFTLLSYMLPIDWLERYRERITDAEQLILTTLNFELNVQHPYESLTSTLQKLGFSQSLLVNLALNLVSEGLRSSLWLQFKPHQIAAGAAYLAAKFLNMNLASCHNVWHEFHTPPSVLKDVAHQLMELF; encoded by the exons ATGTCTCTTGTACGATCTTACCAGCCACGAGGTGGCCAGTTTCACAGGCACGGTAGACCATTCTATGGTAGAAACAAAAATACGAGCACGAGAGCAACTGCTGCTGACTACAACTGCAACTATGATAACTACGCCCACAATACGAAGCTTGATAAAGTTAATCATGACTCATACAATGACTTCTCTCAAAATTGTAGGCTGGACGGACCCAATTATGACCCTCTTCCTGACATAGTACCTTCCTCGAAAAGGAGAAAGATTTCAGCTTTGTCTTTTGAAGGAAATGAGAGACCTTATCAACACCAAAACACATACCAAAATGATGTTGTAAATCACGCTGACCAGTCTAAACCTTCCAATTGCTACAATGGTTACTCCATTGCCTATCTAGTCCCCAACAGTTCCACTGTTGCTAGGTGCGAAGATGTCAGTGCTTATGATTTGACTAACTCTAAGCGTGACCGGGCGTCATTTGAGGATGACGAAGTTGTTCTTATGTCAAGAGATGAGATAGAAAGATGCTCCCCTTCAAGGAAAGATGGCATTGATCCGCTGCAGGAGGCACATCTGCGATACTCATATTGTGTCTTCCTTCAGAATCTTGGCATTAGGCTTAATCT ACCACAAACCACTATTGGAACTGCCATGGTTCTGTGCCATCGTTTCTTCGTTCGACGGTCTCATGCCTCTCATGATAGATTT TTGATCGCTACTGCAGTGCTTTTCCTCGCCTCAAAGTCTGAGGAGACACCACGAGCACTTAACGATGTGCTAAGAGCATCATGTGAAATTCTCCACAAGCAGGACTTCACACTTCTGTCATATATGTTGCCCATT GATTGGCTTGAGCGATATCGTGAACGAATAACTGATGCTGAGCAATTGATCTTAACAACCTTAAATTTTGAGCTAAATGTGCAGCATCCCTATGAATCCCTGACATCCACTCTTCAAAAGTTAGGCTTTTCACAATCCCTCTTGGTGAATCTGGCACTGAACTTGGTCAGTGAAGG GCTTAGAAGCTCTCTGTGGCTTCAGTTCAAACCTCACCAGATAGCTGCTGGTGCTGCATACCTTGCTGCCAAGTTCTTAAATATGAATCTTGCTTCTTGCCATAATGTTTGGCATGAGTTCCATACACCACCATCCGTACTTAAAG ATGTTGCCCATCAGCTGATGGAACTCTTTTAG
- the LOC105171365 gene encoding cyclin-T1-4 isoform X3, whose product MSLVRSYQPRGGQFHRHGRPFYGRNKNTSTRATAADYNCNYDNYAHNTKLDKVNHDSYNDFSQNCRLDGPNYDPLPDIVPSSKRRKISALSFEGNERPYQHQNTYQNDVVNHADQSKPSNCYNGYSIAYLVPNSSTVARCEDVSAYDLTNSKRDRASFEDDEVVLMSRDEIERCSPSRKDGIDPLQEAHLRYSYCVFLQNLGIRLNLPQTTIGTAMVLCHRFFVRRSHASHDRFLIATAVLFLASKSEETPRALNDVLRASCEILHKQDFTLLSYMLPIDWLERYRERITDAEQLILTTLNFELNVQHPYESLTSTLQKLGFSQSLLVNLALNLVSEGF is encoded by the exons ATGTCTCTTGTACGATCTTACCAGCCACGAGGTGGCCAGTTTCACAGGCACGGTAGACCATTCTATGGTAGAAACAAAAATACGAGCACGAGAGCAACTGCTGCTGACTACAACTGCAACTATGATAACTACGCCCACAATACGAAGCTTGATAAAGTTAATCATGACTCATACAATGACTTCTCTCAAAATTGTAGGCTGGACGGACCCAATTATGACCCTCTTCCTGACATAGTACCTTCCTCGAAAAGGAGAAAGATTTCAGCTTTGTCTTTTGAAGGAAATGAGAGACCTTATCAACACCAAAACACATACCAAAATGATGTTGTAAATCACGCTGACCAGTCTAAACCTTCCAATTGCTACAATGGTTACTCCATTGCCTATCTAGTCCCCAACAGTTCCACTGTTGCTAGGTGCGAAGATGTCAGTGCTTATGATTTGACTAACTCTAAGCGTGACCGGGCGTCATTTGAGGATGACGAAGTTGTTCTTATGTCAAGAGATGAGATAGAAAGATGCTCCCCTTCAAGGAAAGATGGCATTGATCCGCTGCAGGAGGCACATCTGCGATACTCATATTGTGTCTTCCTTCAGAATCTTGGCATTAGGCTTAATCT ACCACAAACCACTATTGGAACTGCCATGGTTCTGTGCCATCGTTTCTTCGTTCGACGGTCTCATGCCTCTCATGATAGATTT TTGATCGCTACTGCAGTGCTTTTCCTCGCCTCAAAGTCTGAGGAGACACCACGAGCACTTAACGATGTGCTAAGAGCATCATGTGAAATTCTCCACAAGCAGGACTTCACACTTCTGTCATATATGTTGCCCATT GATTGGCTTGAGCGATATCGTGAACGAATAACTGATGCTGAGCAATTGATCTTAACAACCTTAAATTTTGAGCTAAATGTGCAGCATCCCTATGAATCCCTGACATCCACTCTTCAAAAGTTAGGCTTTTCACAATCCCTCTTGGTGAATCTGGCACTGAACTTGGTCAGTGAAGG ATTCTGA